In Thunnus thynnus chromosome 13, fThuThy2.1, whole genome shotgun sequence, the following proteins share a genomic window:
- the c13h11orf54 gene encoding ester hydrolase C11orf54 homolog, whose product MADISKTEKVQLHTPDLEELRGVLQTGLETNFAEVQVCVVECPDLTKEPFQFPVKGLCGNPRITDVGGVPYLIPLAQKHKEYNMNTVSKELELPGAFILGAAAAPSRITGMNAELMPLVLTEAEGRPAVNSSYFSSINPADGQCLQEKYSDRFSGCNFALLGNLYACEGRSGKVIEVRAKKRTGGHSLVTALRKTLEDRYPDKSLALGGTFIIQKGKAKIHIMPREFSACPLNTNDEVNNWLKHFEVSAPLICQSVLVSRDPGLDLRVEHTHCFSHHGEGGHYYIDTTPDSVEYLGYFMPAEFVYRIDRPKETHTVGRD is encoded by the exons ATGGCAGATATCAGCAAAACTGAGAAGGTCCAGCTGCACACACCAGATCTGGAGGAACTGCGGGGTG TATTACAAACAGGACTGGAAACCAACTTCGCAGAAGTGCAGGTTTGTGTTGTCGAGTGTCCAGATCTCACCAAAGAGCCCTTCCAGTTTCCTGTCAAAG GCTTGTGTGGAAATCCTCGTATCACTGATGTTGGTGGTGTACCGTACCTGATCCCCTTGGCTCAAAAGCACAAG GAGTACAACATGAACACTGTATCAAAGGAGCTGGAGCTGCCGGGAGCGTTCATCCTCGGTGCAGCAGCTGCTCCCTCCAGAATCACTGGGATGAACGCGGAG CTGATGCCTCTGGTTCTGACTGAAGCGGAGGGAAGGCCCGCAGTGAACAGCAGCTACTTCTCCTCCATCAATCCAGCCGATGGCCAGTGTTTGCAAGAGAAATACAGCGACAGATTCTCCGGCTGCAACTTCGCACTGCTGGGCAATCTTTATGCTTGTGAAGGGAGGTCCGGAAAG GTCATAGAGGTGAGGGCTAAGAAGAGAACAGGAGGCCACAGTCTTGTGACGGCCTTGAGGAAGACTCTTGAAGATCGTTACCCTGATAAAAGCCTGGCTCTGGGAGGCACCTTCATCATCCAGAAAGGGAAAGCTAAAATCCATATCATG CCTAGAGAGTTCTCAGCCTGCCCCCTCAACACCAACGATGAGGTCAACAACTGGCTCAAGCACTTTGAGGTCAGCGCCCCACTCATCTGCCAGTCAGTGCTCGTATCCAGAGATCCT GGTTTAGACTTGCGTGTGGAACATACCCACTGCTTCAGTCACCATGGAGAAGGTGGCCACTACTACATAGACACCACACCCGACAGTGTGGAGTACCTGGGCTACTTCATGCCTGCAGAGTTTGTCTACCGCATCGACAGGCCCAAAGAGACCCACACAGTTGGACGGGATTGA
- the LOC137195309 gene encoding eukaryotic translation initiation factor 5B-like yields MKAGHHPVKRSGLDAITEVSSQSCHFVLETSPPDYVEKISRFLESSVGQSRQDPEANDSDSGDSLFLTQKSVPEAVRSRRRRHSTLRSDPTSPRDLEDGEDSCFAPHREDGRERREKKYRLPKYSFPFLTERKGKPKSNLLFVQQNTRLHNFGMGGFFKCVRELWESYQRGDNLESSLLTVDVDGEEIPPLSEGEEEKSDDEDIKVVERKRFVLSSKAKCPQPLNTPQKRHNHVKQQRNRRRASNASQEMSQGRQWKMLHKMPAKGSISRVTLSPSDTESTDDGASSCRAENRMSDEHIKSGRNIVAQTEMPKTKRCKRNLFHQNAGEEELHNDSDATSPVEYTQLDREISATVTADVSHIDDTSQTGQLEDESGTRESQDLLQSPPHLIRDTNGDESRVKKRKKEKGEHGGKDKLPEAQHAATSENVEITDAGSPALQAGGKLEINENNQMENSLHDDNTLRQEGERSVEDGVNEREIPPLKQKKKKRNKNKVAVENSGQKDECGNLECDVRMEEDSVFSVSYNVVSDGTEEKKKKKKKKKRKRSSEQEEDVEQLSSGTVAEPLNDADDAETQKKKKKRKKEKRVIHAEEVLNSTLDQLEEHESCLENTAASQETLDSSCVKRKKHKKKKQSSSNDATQSGEEDGVDVSMSNDAATLAGKKKKKKTGFDVCDGIDTSPGEVADKTQKATGDEDAELVTKKKKKKKKEKKRMSEILSRHISEDTVEQIHDSASVREKEKKRASSFLAADAEGNCAQTNQDKSSPSQAVAVSAGAFETESAEMAGNLSVAESNDGVRKKKRKRKMSDKGHEQDFEEPNETCQSDLPETTDGGVKRKKKRRREESEPVTPTESAADVECLQTDEAVVLKKKKKKKKKIKENPPTDIEDAESEIFTLTSHKKKQFTSPLDPKDEHGHSAERSHDSRTSDQAAKETADIAASEVPGSQTLNDVKDKKKKMKKKRTDNVLPEGQSLAESVELEPHKHKKKEKKERNNPTAVPGFISSSSMLPDTDSPSRFEMSSSDNISKNKRIKAKRRLYNLSEDFLMH; encoded by the exons ATGAAGGCAGGGCATCATCCTGTAAAGAGGAGTGGATTAGATGCCATCACTGAGGTATCATCACAGTCATGTCACTTTGTGCTGGAAACGTCTCCTCCGGATTATGTGGAGAAGATATCGCGGTTTCTTGAGTCTTCTGTGGGACAGAGCAGACAGGACCCAGAGGCTAACGACAG tgattCAGGGGACAGCTTGTTTCTAACTCAGAAGTCGGTACCTGAGGCTGTGAGGTCACGAAGGCGGCGTCACTCCACCTTGAGGTCAGACCCTACATCTCCCAGAGATCTAGAGGACGGTGAGGATTCATGCTTCGCTCCCCACAGAGAGGatggcagagagaggagagagaagaaatacAGACTGCCAAAATACAGCTTCCCTTTCCTCACGGAGAGGAAGGGCAAGCCCAAGAGCAATCTGTTGTTTGTCCAGCAGAATACAAGGCTCCAT AATTTTGGGATGGGAGGCTTCTTTAAATGTGTCAGAGAGCTGTGGGAGAGCTATCAAAGAGGAGATAATCTGGAGTCATCTTTACTAACAGTAGATGTGGACGGGGAGGAGATACCTCCGTTGTCAGA aggagaagaagaaaagtctGATGATGAGGACATCAAAGTGGTG GAAAGGAAACGTTTTGTGCTGTCATCTAAAGCAAAGTGCCCACAACCCTTGAACACTCCACAGAAGAGACACAACCACGtaaaacaacagaggaataGGAGGAGAGCTAGTAATGCCAGTCAAGAAATGTCACAAGGAAGGCAATGGAAGATGCTGCATAAAATGCCAGCTAAGGGATCCATATCAAGGGTAACGTTATCGCCTTCAGATACAGAGAGCACAGACGATGGAGCGTCTTCTTGTAGAGCGGAAAACAGGATGAGTGACGAACATATAAAAAGTGGCAGGAACATTGTGGCCCAAACTGAAATGCCAAAAACAAAGAGATGCAAGAGGAATCTTTTCCACCAAAACGCAGGAGAGGAAGAGCTTCATAACGACAGTGATGCTACAAGCCCAGTGGAGTATACGCAGCTGGACAGAGAGATATCGGCCACTGTGACAGCTGATGTTTCTCACATAGATGATACGTCCCAAACAGGTCAACTAGAGGACGAATCTGGAACCAGAGAAAGCCAAGATCTCCTGCAAAGTCCCCCACACCTCATAAGGGACACCAATGGTGATGAAAGCAGGgtaaagaagaggaaaaaagagaaaggagagcACGGCGGTAAAGACAAGCTGCCTGAAGCTCAGCATGCTGCAACATCTGAGAATGTGGAAATCACAGATGCAGGTTCCCCGGCGCTGCAGGCTGGCGGCAAGCTGGAgattaatgaaaacaatcagaTGGAGAACTCGTTGCATGACGACAACACGCTGagacaggaaggagagaggagtgtGGAAGATGGTGTCAATGAGAGAGAAATACCccctttaaaacaaaagaaaaagaagagaaacaagaatAAGGTTGCAGTAGAAAATAGTGGACAAAAGGATGAGTGTGGTAATTTAGAATGTGAtgtgaggatggaggaggattctgtgttttcagtgagctATAATGTGGTGAGTGACgggacagaggagaagaagaagaagaagaagaagaaaaagaggaaaagaagcagTGAGCAAGAGGAGGATGTTGAGCAGTTATCCTCCGGCACAGTTGCCGAACCTCTAAATGACGCTGATGATGCTGagacacagaagaaaaagaagaaaaggaaaaaggaaaagagagttATACATGCAGAGGAAGTATTGAATTCAACTTTAGATCAGTTAGAAGAACATGAGAGTTGTTTAGAAAAtactgcagcttctcaagaaaCGTTAGACTCCAGTtgtgtgaagagaaaaaagcacaaaaagaagaaacagtccTCCTCTAATGATGCTACTCAATCTGGAGAAGAAGATGGTGTAGATGTGAGCATGTCTAATGATGCTGCAACTCTggcaggaaagaagaagaagaaaaaaacaggtttcGATGTGTGTGATGGGATAGATACGTCTCCTGGGGAAGTTGCTGACAAAACCCAGAAAGCAACTGGAGACGAAGATGCTGAGCTGGTGaccaagaaaaagaagaagaagaagaaggagaagaaaagaatgaGTGAAATATTGAGCAGACATATTTCAGAAGACACTGTGGAACAAATACATGATTCAGCGTCTGTGcgggaaaaggaaaagaagagggCCTCTTCCTTCCTTGCTGCTGATGCAGAGGGAAACTGTGCTCAAACAAACCAAGATAAAAGCTCTCCTTCGCAAGCTGTTGCCGTCAGCGCCGGTGCTTTCGAGACAGAATCAGCAGAAATGGCTGGAAATTTGTCTGTCGCAGAGTCTAACGACGGggtcaggaaaaagaaaaggaagaggaagatgtcAGATAAAGGTCACGAGCAGGATTTCGAGGAACCAAACGAAACATGTCAGAGCGATTTGCCCGAAACTACTGACGGTGGggtgaaaaggaagaagaaacgGAGGCGAGAGGAAAGTGAGCCGGTAACCCCCACGGAAAGTGCAGCTGATGTGGAATGTTTGCAAACTGATGAGGCTGTTGtgttgaagaagaagaaaaagaagaagaaaaaaataaaagagaatcCACCAACTGACATTGAAGATGCTGAATCAGAAATATTCACGCTGACttcacacaagaaaaaacaattcaCCTCTCCTCTGGATCCAAAGGACGAACATGGTCACAGTGCTGAAAGATCCCATGATAGCAGGACTTCTGACCAAGCCGCCAAGGAAACAGCAGACATAGCAGCTTCAGAAGTACCTGGAAGTCAGACATTAAATGATgtcaaagacaagaaaaagaaaatgaaaaagaaacgCACTGATAACGTCTTGCCGGAGGGGCAATCGTTGGCTGAATCTGTTGAATTAGAGCcccataaacataaaaagaaggaaaagaaggaaagaaataatCCGACTGCTGTCCCCGGTTTCATATCCAGTAGCTCCATGTTACCAGACACTGACTCTCCTTCACGTTTTGAAATGTCCTCTTCAGACAATATCAGTAAAAACAAGCGCATAAAAGCGAAGAGGAGACTTTATAATCTGAGTGAGGACTTCCTCATGCACTGA